The following proteins are encoded in a genomic region of Cricetulus griseus strain 17A/GY chromosome 7, alternate assembly CriGri-PICRH-1.0, whole genome shotgun sequence:
- the Ptrhd1 gene encoding putative peptidyl-tRNA hydrolase PTRHD1, whose amino-acid sequence MLPPNNRRSCAGLLIPLPPGLAFYSVRPHSGSSLRIPAYGVFKNANHRPQHALRFRRTKTWRRPRLHPNPSMHRRVGPAIQIIKKMAGSGAEPQILVQYLVLRKDLSQPPFSWPTGALVAQACHAATAALHLHRDHPYTAAYLQELGRMRKVVLEAADETTLKELAEALQQKNIDHMLWLEQPENIATCIALRPYPKEEVSQYLKKFRLFK is encoded by the exons ATGCTTCCCCCGAACAACCGAAGAAGCTGTGCAGGACTGCTAATCCCTCTACCACCGGGTCTTGCTTTCTATTCAGTGCGTCCTCACTCGGGATCCAGTTTAAGAATTCCCGCCTACGGCGTCTTCAAAAATGCAAACCACCGGCCCCAGCATGCTTTGCGCTTCCGCCGTACAAAAACATGGCGGCGCCCACGGCTCCACCCTAATCCCAGCATGCACCGCAGAGTCGGTCCGGCCATTCAGATCATCAAGAAGATGGCAGGCTCTGGCGCGGAGCCGCAGATCCTTGTACAGTACTTAGTGTTACGCAAGGATCTATCTCAGCCTCCTTTTTCCTGGCCCACGGGCGCACTGGTAGCGCAGGCTTGTCACGCCGCCACCGCAGCCTTGCACCTTCACCGAGACCATCCGTACACAGCGGCTTATCTCCAGGAGCTGGGGCGCATGCGCAAGGTGGTTCTCGAG GCTGCTGATGAGACCACCTTGAAGGAGCTGGCAGAGGCCCTGCAGCAGAAAAACATCGACCACATGCTATGGCTTGAGCAGCCAGAGAATATTGCCACATGCATCGCCCTCAGGCCATATCCCAAGGAAGAAGTGAGCCAATATTTGAAGAAGTTCCGATTGTTCAAATGA